In one window of Qipengyuania profundimaris DNA:
- the dksA gene encoding RNA polymerase-binding protein DksA, protein MASLANSDTEKRLAEAKAAIGANYTPSEDEEYMSERQLDYFRVLLLDWKKSIHDAAGQTLQSLQDGPIREPDLNDRASSETDWGIELRTRDRQRKLISKIDSALRLIDAGEYGYCAVTGDPIGLKRLIARPVATMTVEAQEAHERREKVSRDD, encoded by the coding sequence ATGGCCTCACTGGCTAACAGCGACACGGAAAAAAGGCTTGCGGAAGCGAAGGCCGCGATCGGCGCAAACTATACGCCGAGCGAAGACGAAGAATACATGTCCGAGCGCCAACTCGATTATTTCCGTGTACTGCTGCTCGACTGGAAAAAATCGATCCACGATGCTGCGGGCCAGACCTTGCAGTCGCTGCAGGATGGTCCGATCCGCGAACCCGACCTCAACGATCGTGCCTCGTCGGAAACCGACTGGGGCATCGAGCTCAGGACTCGAGATCGCCAGCGCAAGCTGATCTCCAAGATTGACTCCGCCCTCCGGCTCATCGACGCAGGCGAATATGGCTATTGCGCGGTAACCGGCGATCCGATCGGACTGAAACGGCTGATTGCGCGTCCCGTGGCGACCATGACCGTCGAAGCGCAGGAAGCGCATGAACGACGGGAGAAGGTTTCTCGAGACGACTGA
- a CDS encoding OsmC family protein has translation MTITKHGSATYEGLGKDGKGHVSTGSGALAAQPYGFQTRFEDKAGTNPEELIAAAHASCFTMALSFKLAEAGHTDGSVTTSAEVSLEKDGDGFTVTKSALSTKGKVPGMDQAKFEELAADAKANCPISKLLNAEITLETEFEG, from the coding sequence ATGACCATCACAAAACACGGCAGCGCCACTTACGAAGGCCTCGGCAAGGACGGCAAGGGCCACGTCTCGACCGGCTCCGGCGCGCTCGCCGCCCAGCCCTACGGATTCCAGACCCGCTTCGAGGACAAGGCCGGGACCAATCCGGAAGAGCTGATCGCAGCGGCCCATGCCAGCTGCTTCACCATGGCCCTCTCGTTCAAGCTGGCCGAAGCCGGCCATACCGACGGCAGCGTCACCACCAGCGCCGAAGTCAGCCTGGAGAAGGACGGCGACGGCTTCACGGTGACCAAATCGGCGCTGTCCACCAAGGGCAAGGTCCCCGGAATGGACCAGGCGAAGTTCGAGGAGCTGGCCGCCGATGCCAAGGCGAATTGCCCGATCTCGAAACTGCTGAATGCCGAGATCACGCTGGAGACCGAGTTCGAAGGCTGA
- a CDS encoding HAD family hydrolase, with translation MSRPLIISDCDEVLLYMVSPFRDWLAETQGVEFRMEGNDFGSALRWQDSGEVLPQEEIWRKLGGFFDTEMHRQTAIPGAIEGLNALADHADVVVLTNLVDKRQEMRREQLADHGLEARVFTNQGPKGPALQAILDEYRPSKAIFIDDLAQHHRSARETLDDITTLHLCGEPMIAPHIDCAHKSGHADARIDTWDHALPWLMERLEKEPA, from the coding sequence ATGAGCCGCCCGCTGATCATCTCCGACTGCGACGAAGTCCTGCTCTACATGGTCTCGCCCTTCCGCGACTGGCTTGCCGAAACGCAGGGCGTCGAATTCCGTATGGAGGGCAACGACTTCGGCAGCGCGCTACGCTGGCAGGACAGCGGCGAGGTGCTCCCGCAAGAAGAAATCTGGCGCAAGCTGGGCGGGTTCTTCGATACCGAGATGCACCGCCAGACCGCCATCCCCGGCGCGATCGAGGGCCTCAACGCACTGGCCGACCACGCCGATGTCGTGGTGCTCACTAATCTGGTCGACAAGCGGCAGGAGATGCGCCGCGAGCAGCTCGCCGATCACGGTCTGGAAGCGCGGGTGTTCACCAACCAGGGTCCGAAGGGGCCCGCGCTGCAGGCGATCTTGGACGAATACCGGCCGAGCAAGGCGATTTTCATCGACGATCTGGCGCAGCATCACCGCTCGGCGCGCGAGACGCTGGATGATATCACCACCCTCCATCTCTGCGGCGAGCCGATGATCGCCCCGCACATCGACTGCGCGCACAAGTCGGGCCATGCCGACGCGCGGATCGATACGTGGGACCATGCGCTGCCCTGGCTGATGGAACGACTGGAAAAGGAGCCTGCATGA
- the spt gene encoding serine palmitoyltransferase, which produces MSEGISQPDQPQAIEGEGKDLLSKFDDVIALREGLLSSGQEDPFNLVMEKVLSPTRAICNGRDTILLGTYNYMGMTFDPDVVEAGKQALSDFGTGTTGSRVLNGTYQGHKEVEQALMDFYEMDHAMVFSTGYQANLGIISTIAGKGDYIVLDIDSHASIWDGCALGQAEVVPFKHNDIEAMEKRLKRIPEGAGKLVILEGVYSMLGDVAPLKEMVAVAKKYGAMVLVDEAHSMGFIGENGRGVVEDAGVIDDVDFIIGTFSKSVGTVGGFCVSNHPKFEIMRLVCRPYVFTASLPPSVVATACTSIRKLMHGSNKRAHLWENSKNLHKGLKDLGFNLGTDEPQSAIIAVIMPDLQQGAAMWEALIQGGLYVNLARPPATPANMTLLRCSLCAEHSEEEVGEILSIFEKAGKQVGII; this is translated from the coding sequence ATGAGCGAGGGTATCAGCCAGCCGGACCAGCCGCAGGCAATCGAGGGCGAAGGCAAGGACCTGCTCTCGAAGTTCGACGACGTAATCGCGCTGCGCGAAGGGCTTTTGTCCAGCGGGCAGGAAGACCCTTTCAACCTGGTCATGGAAAAGGTCCTGTCGCCCACCCGTGCGATCTGCAACGGGCGCGACACCATCCTGCTCGGCACTTACAATTACATGGGCATGACCTTCGACCCCGACGTGGTCGAGGCGGGTAAGCAGGCGCTGTCCGATTTCGGTACCGGCACCACCGGCAGCCGCGTGCTGAACGGAACCTATCAAGGTCACAAGGAAGTCGAGCAGGCGCTGATGGACTTCTACGAGATGGACCATGCGATGGTCTTCTCGACCGGCTACCAGGCCAATCTGGGCATCATCAGCACCATCGCCGGAAAGGGCGACTACATCGTCCTCGACATCGACAGCCATGCCAGCATCTGGGACGGCTGCGCGTTGGGCCAGGCCGAAGTCGTGCCGTTCAAGCACAATGATATCGAGGCGATGGAAAAGCGCCTCAAGCGCATTCCCGAAGGCGCGGGCAAGCTGGTGATCCTGGAGGGCGTCTACTCGATGCTCGGCGACGTCGCCCCGCTGAAGGAAATGGTCGCGGTCGCCAAGAAATACGGCGCGATGGTGCTGGTCGACGAAGCGCATTCGATGGGTTTCATAGGCGAAAACGGCCGCGGCGTGGTCGAGGATGCGGGTGTGATCGACGATGTCGATTTCATCATCGGCACCTTCTCCAAGAGCGTCGGCACGGTCGGCGGGTTCTGCGTTTCGAACCATCCCAAGTTCGAGATCATGCGCCTCGTCTGTCGCCCCTATGTCTTCACCGCCTCGCTGCCGCCCAGCGTAGTGGCGACTGCCTGCACCTCGATACGCAAGCTCATGCACGGATCGAACAAGCGCGCGCATCTGTGGGAGAATTCAAAGAACCTCCACAAGGGCCTCAAGGACCTCGGTTTCAATCTGGGAACCGATGAACCGCAAAGCGCCATCATCGCAGTGATCATGCCCGACCTTCAGCAGGGCGCGGCGATGTGGGAGGCACTGATCCAGGGTGGGCTCTACGTGAACCTCGCGAGGCCGCCGGCGACGCCTGCCAACATGACGCTGTTGCGCTGCTCGCTCTGCGCCGAACACAGCGAGGAGGAGGTCGGAGAGATCCTCTCGATCTTCGAGAAAGCAGGCAAGCAGGTCGGCATTATCTGA
- a CDS encoding DUF3572 domain-containing protein, whose translation MTIIRETSNRHGETRAPEVLALEALGWALADEARAERLLSLTGLTPEHLRHGIEDRAVQAAVLEFLANHEPDLVLAADNLQTTPEALIAAHRELSA comes from the coding sequence GTGACAATCATTCGCGAGACATCGAACAGACATGGCGAAACCCGCGCCCCCGAAGTGCTGGCGCTGGAGGCGCTCGGCTGGGCGCTGGCGGACGAAGCACGGGCGGAGAGACTGCTGTCGCTGACGGGTCTCACGCCGGAGCATCTGCGCCACGGGATCGAGGACCGCGCCGTGCAGGCCGCCGTGCTGGAATTCCTCGCCAATCACGAACCCGACCTCGTGCTGGCGGCGGACAATCTGCAGACCACCCCCGAAGCCCTCATCGCTGCACACAGGGAGCTGTCCGCATGA
- a CDS encoding acyl carrier protein, with the protein MDRAEVDTKIRSLIEPFNKKGVTIKDETTFQNDLEFDSLTVMDFVAEIEDEFDIIISMNQQAEIENYGQLVDAVTKLQAD; encoded by the coding sequence ATGGACCGCGCCGAAGTCGACACCAAAATCCGCTCGCTGATCGAGCCGTTCAACAAGAAGGGCGTGACGATCAAGGACGAGACGACCTTCCAGAACGATCTCGAATTCGACAGCCTGACGGTGATGGATTTCGTGGCCGAGATCGAGGACGAGTTCGACATAATCATCTCGATGAATCAGCAGGCCGAGATCGAGAATTACGGTCAGCTGGTCGACGCCGTGACCAAGCTGCAGGCCGACTGA
- a CDS encoding YqaA family protein, with product MLMKPLRGLYEWTMEKASHPHAEWWLAFFCFVESSFFPIPPHPLLGLMCLAEPNKAIRFSIIATLSSVAGALLGYAIGWGLYDTVGVWLIGTLGLTEAFPVAACHLREYDFEAILIAGATPVPFKLLTITAGFVGMNLVTFVLSSLFARALIFMTVGILFRVFGAPIKRVIDKYLGTVTTVFVLLVIGGILVLTQLGGSEDEDGGPCANATEVNPKA from the coding sequence ATGCTCATGAAACCGCTGCGCGGTCTGTACGAATGGACCATGGAAAAGGCCTCGCACCCCCATGCGGAATGGTGGCTGGCGTTCTTCTGCTTCGTCGAATCGAGCTTCTTCCCGATCCCGCCGCACCCGCTGCTCGGCCTGATGTGCCTGGCGGAGCCGAACAAGGCGATCCGCTTTTCGATCATCGCCACGCTGTCCTCGGTGGCGGGCGCGCTGCTCGGCTATGCGATCGGCTGGGGGCTCTACGATACGGTCGGCGTCTGGCTGATCGGCACGCTCGGCCTGACAGAGGCCTTCCCCGTCGCCGCCTGCCATTTGCGCGAATACGATTTCGAAGCGATCCTGATCGCCGGCGCGACGCCGGTGCCGTTCAAGCTGCTGACGATCACCGCCGGCTTCGTCGGCATGAACCTCGTGACCTTCGTGCTCTCCAGCCTGTTCGCCCGCGCGCTGATCTTCATGACCGTGGGCATATTGTTCCGCGTCTTCGGCGCCCCGATCAAGCGGGTGATCGACAAGTATCTCGGCACGGTGACCACGGTGTTCGTCCTGCTGGTCATCGGCGGCATCCTGGTGCTGACCCAGCTCGGCGGCAGCGAGGACGAGGACGGCGGGCCGTGCGCGAATGCGACCGAGGTCAATCCGAAGGCTTGA
- a CDS encoding sterol desaturase family protein, which translates to MPTSTLAIVAIYFGYAALELWRSDLFGKAEQTRDDGIVEAVSMTMLLAVTQPAVLFLAGAIADMIAPSYAGALSGLNVFAAIALFLVADDMLQYWWHRASHSTHWLYNLHRAHHNARYMSVRLVYRNNVIYYALMPSLWMSGVLIWLGLGWVYAGYIVVKLLVITGAHSDVAWDKPLYRIGWLSPVMWVVERTISTPATHHAHHGRHADDPAVQYKGNYGNLLFFWDVLFGTAKITRTYPQSYGVENLAPATLGQQLLWPIFQENKGETCEPVGEEAAPEAA; encoded by the coding sequence ATGCCCACCTCAACCCTGGCGATCGTCGCGATCTATTTCGGCTATGCCGCGCTCGAACTGTGGCGCTCGGACCTGTTCGGCAAGGCGGAGCAGACCCGCGATGACGGGATCGTCGAGGCGGTCAGCATGACCATGCTGTTGGCGGTCACCCAGCCCGCAGTATTGTTCTTGGCCGGCGCCATCGCCGACATGATCGCGCCGAGCTATGCGGGCGCGCTATCTGGGCTGAACGTGTTTGCGGCGATCGCGCTGTTTTTGGTCGCGGACGACATGCTCCAATACTGGTGGCACCGCGCGAGCCATTCGACGCATTGGCTCTACAACCTGCACCGCGCGCATCATAACGCGCGCTACATGAGCGTGCGCTTGGTGTACCGGAATAACGTGATCTATTATGCCCTGATGCCGAGCCTGTGGATGTCGGGGGTGCTGATCTGGCTGGGGCTGGGCTGGGTCTATGCGGGCTATATCGTGGTGAAGCTGCTGGTGATCACCGGCGCACATTCGGATGTCGCCTGGGACAAGCCGCTCTACCGGATCGGCTGGCTCTCCCCCGTCATGTGGGTGGTGGAGCGCACGATCTCGACCCCCGCCACGCACCACGCCCACCACGGTCGCCATGCGGACGATCCGGCGGTGCAGTACAAGGGGAACTACGGGAATTTGCTGTTTTTCTGGGACGTGCTGTTCGGCACCGCGAAGATCACGCGCACCTATCCGCAGAGCTACGGGGTGGAAAACCTCGCCCCGGCGACGCTCGGCCAACAGTTGCTGTGGCCGATCTTCCAGGAGAACAAGGGCGAGACCTGCGAACCGGTTGGAGAGGAGGCGGCACCCGAGGCCGCCTGA
- a CDS encoding Crp/Fnr family transcriptional regulator → MLFASLDTGLQAHLKRGARLRQFADGQIIQQRGQVADGFWLIEDGAVMVGQFGRDGDFRAVALLGPGDSYGELAVFAQRPRIVDAVSRGESSLRLIGAKAFLDALGNYPASMRALLGALSEQLQDTLGQLAGMRRGTNPARMAGLLANMAGPGDGPASVAITQQELAELLGITRATANAALGELQKRKLVTRGYGSIAIPDRAALGLFALE, encoded by the coding sequence ATGCTGTTCGCCAGCCTCGATACAGGCCTGCAGGCGCATCTGAAGCGTGGGGCGCGGCTGCGGCAATTCGCCGACGGGCAGATCATCCAGCAGCGCGGGCAAGTGGCCGATGGCTTCTGGCTGATCGAGGATGGCGCGGTCATGGTCGGCCAGTTCGGGCGCGATGGCGACTTCCGCGCAGTCGCCCTGCTCGGCCCGGGCGATTCCTATGGCGAGCTGGCAGTCTTCGCGCAGCGGCCGCGGATCGTCGACGCCGTGTCGCGCGGGGAAAGTAGCTTGCGGCTGATCGGGGCGAAGGCCTTCCTCGATGCGCTGGGGAATTACCCCGCCTCGATGCGCGCGCTGCTCGGCGCGCTGTCGGAGCAGTTGCAGGACACGCTCGGCCAGCTGGCCGGTATGCGGCGCGGGACCAACCCGGCGCGCATGGCGGGGCTGCTCGCCAATATGGCCGGCCCGGGCGACGGGCCTGCGAGCGTCGCCATCACCCAGCAGGAACTCGCCGAGCTGCTCGGCATCACCCGCGCCACCGCCAATGCGGCGCTGGGCGAATTGCAGAAACGCAAGCTGGTGACGCGCGGCTACGGCAGCATCGCGATCCCGGACCGCGCTGCGCTAGGGCTGTTTGCGCTGGAGTGA
- a CDS encoding PilZ domain-containing protein: protein MHSVETRNVGRDSLFLFAELEFEGQTDPVRVKVRNLSAGGMMAEAPISTARGERLTIRLRNLEAVKGTIAWVQGDRFGISFDTKIDPRVARAPVGNTEGASSPRFTRSIAAAPRHGDGPLRVV, encoded by the coding sequence ATGCATTCTGTGGAAACCAGAAATGTCGGCCGCGACAGCCTGTTTCTCTTTGCAGAGCTGGAATTCGAAGGCCAGACGGATCCGGTCCGGGTCAAAGTGCGTAATCTGTCTGCCGGTGGCATGATGGCAGAAGCCCCGATTTCGACTGCTCGCGGCGAACGGCTCACTATCAGATTGCGCAATCTCGAGGCGGTAAAGGGCACCATCGCTTGGGTGCAAGGAGACCGTTTCGGAATCTCTTTCGATACCAAAATCGATCCCCGCGTTGCCCGTGCTCCTGTCGGCAATACCGAAGGAGCCAGCAGTCCGCGGTTTACCCGATCGATTGCCGCCGCTCCTAGGCATGGCGATGGGCCGCTGCGGGTCGTCTGA
- a CDS encoding RidA family protein: protein MSIAERLEELKIVLPEAAAPVASYKPLVVHGGVAYVSGQLPFVSGEVVTGKLGAEVDLEKGREAARACGLMILAQLNEADLLEKVERVVKLGGFVASTPDFTQQPQVVNGASDLMYEVFGDCGRHARAAVGVPVLPLDAAVEVDAIIALKA, encoded by the coding sequence ATGAGCATTGCCGAACGTCTCGAAGAATTGAAGATCGTACTGCCGGAAGCTGCCGCTCCAGTGGCCAGCTACAAGCCGCTCGTCGTTCATGGCGGGGTGGCATACGTCTCGGGCCAGCTGCCCTTCGTTTCGGGTGAGGTCGTAACCGGCAAGCTGGGCGCGGAAGTCGATCTTGAGAAGGGGCGCGAGGCGGCCCGCGCCTGTGGGCTGATGATCCTCGCCCAATTGAACGAAGCCGATTTGCTCGAGAAGGTGGAGCGGGTGGTGAAGCTCGGTGGGTTTGTCGCCAGCACGCCCGACTTCACCCAGCAGCCGCAGGTGGTGAACGGCGCCAGCGACCTGATGTACGAAGTCTTCGGCGATTGCGGTCGCCATGCCCGCGCCGCCGTCGGCGTGCCGGTTCTCCCGCTCGATGCCGCAGTCGAGGTCGATGCGATCATTGCTCTCAAGGCTTGA
- a CDS encoding response regulator: MAKRILVVEDNDLNRKLFCDVLKANGYEVVPVADGSNVVATAKKFTPHLVIMDIQLPNISGVDLIAQLKRDAAMAEVPVLAVTAYAGKGDEERIREAGAADYLAKPVSITPFMAKVRGLIAD; encoded by the coding sequence GTGGCTAAGAGAATTCTGGTTGTCGAGGACAACGATCTCAATCGCAAGTTGTTCTGCGATGTCCTCAAAGCCAACGGCTATGAAGTCGTTCCCGTCGCCGACGGCTCCAACGTGGTGGCGACGGCGAAGAAATTCACCCCCCACCTCGTCATCATGGACATCCAGCTGCCGAACATCAGCGGGGTCGACCTGATCGCCCAGCTGAAACGCGACGCCGCGATGGCGGAAGTCCCGGTGCTCGCCGTCACTGCCTATGCGGGCAAGGGCGACGAAGAGCGAATTCGCGAAGCGGGGGCGGCGGATTACCTGGCCAAACCGGTCTCGATCACGCCGTTCATGGCCAAGGTGCGCGGCCTGATTGCGGATTGA
- a CDS encoding DUF2793 domain-containing protein — translation MNESLALIDMLMHPVVTGAAATPPSSPAAGECWIVEAGAVDAWAGQDDAIAGWDGAQWTFASPANGLAVHDLSTGAKRHFSGSWASAPTFASPTGGSVIDSEARAAIDSLLTAVRQAGLIV, via the coding sequence GTGAACGAGAGCCTCGCGCTCATCGACATGCTGATGCACCCGGTGGTGACGGGTGCGGCGGCAACTCCGCCCAGCTCGCCTGCTGCAGGAGAGTGCTGGATCGTCGAGGCCGGGGCCGTCGATGCATGGGCCGGGCAGGACGACGCGATCGCCGGTTGGGACGGCGCGCAATGGACCTTCGCGAGCCCCGCGAACGGGCTTGCCGTCCATGATCTTTCGACCGGTGCGAAACGCCACTTTTCCGGAAGCTGGGCGAGCGCGCCGACGTTCGCTTCCCCCACCGGCGGATCGGTGATCGACAGCGAAGCCCGCGCCGCTATCGACTCATTGCTTACAGCCGTCCGGCAGGCCGGGTTAATCGTCTGA
- a CDS encoding amidohydrolase family protein, which yields MVRLRLFFALVAALNLASVSNAQTPEYEGPVIDMHIHAYPADGNGPPGTPLCPNIAEFRYDGSVPWAQHLMTNILGRPCDQAIEGSLTDEALRDETIAEMRARNVRGLLGGPADRVDDWVAAAPDLFWPARHLNLSRDEEVSPDSLEAEFDAKQIVAISEITNQYAGIMADDPRMDAFWAMAERTGMPVGIHVGLGPPGTAKLYPEFRVQHPSHLEEVLNAYPDLRLFVMHAGYPFVAEMKALLYVHPQLMVETGVLQFALPEAEYSSFLKELVQAGFADRIMFGSDQMNWPGAIGLGIDAINRAPYLSTEQKRMILHDNAARFLRLGEAASGRQGKQH from the coding sequence ATGGTGCGTTTGAGGCTATTTTTTGCACTGGTCGCTGCATTGAATTTGGCTTCGGTGTCCAATGCGCAAACGCCCGAATATGAAGGGCCTGTCATCGATATGCATATTCATGCCTATCCTGCTGATGGGAATGGCCCTCCCGGAACTCCACTTTGCCCGAACATAGCGGAATTTCGGTACGATGGCAGCGTACCTTGGGCGCAGCACCTTATGACCAACATACTCGGTCGCCCTTGTGATCAGGCTATCGAAGGCTCCCTTACCGATGAAGCGCTGCGGGACGAAACCATCGCAGAGATGCGAGCGCGTAACGTACGGGGATTGTTGGGAGGGCCAGCCGATCGAGTAGATGACTGGGTGGCAGCCGCACCCGACCTTTTCTGGCCGGCTCGCCATCTCAACCTCTCTCGTGACGAAGAAGTTTCGCCCGACAGTCTTGAAGCAGAGTTCGACGCTAAACAGATCGTCGCTATCTCTGAAATAACCAATCAGTATGCAGGGATCATGGCAGATGACCCGCGAATGGATGCGTTCTGGGCAATGGCTGAAAGAACCGGCATGCCGGTTGGCATCCATGTGGGTCTTGGCCCTCCTGGCACGGCCAAGCTCTATCCTGAATTTCGCGTACAGCACCCCTCTCATCTCGAAGAGGTTCTAAACGCTTATCCCGATCTCCGCTTGTTTGTGATGCATGCCGGTTACCCTTTCGTTGCCGAGATGAAGGCTCTGCTCTACGTCCACCCGCAGCTGATGGTCGAAACGGGTGTGCTCCAGTTCGCATTGCCAGAAGCGGAGTATTCCTCTTTTTTGAAAGAGTTGGTTCAAGCAGGTTTCGCTGATCGGATAATGTTCGGTTCTGACCAGATGAACTGGCCCGGCGCGATTGGGTTAGGGATCGATGCGATCAATCGCGCGCCCTACCTTTCCACTGAGCAGAAGCGGATGATACTGCACGACAATGCCGCTCGTTTTTTGCGATTGGGCGAAGCAGCTTCTGGACGGCAGGGCAAGCAACACTGA
- a CDS encoding GNAT family N-acetyltransferase, whose product MSEGNTELAARVAGSVGAFDKSEWNALAGDNPFVRHEFLTALEDSGSVGANTGWQSAPIVVSAEGGPLLAAMPAYLKSHSQGEYVFDHSWADAYERAGGSYYPKLQIAAPFTPATGPRLLLADDALTAPLLSAAEQLCLQNGFSSAHATFVEPDQHAFFKDAGWMLRSDIQFHWHNRGFADFDDFLASLASRKRKDLRKERAAAQNEVEIVRLLGEEIAPEHWDAFWYFYQDTGARKWGRPYLTRAAFDLFSERMGDRLLLVLALQEGQPVAGALNFIGGNALYGRYWGCSRDIRFLHFELCYYQAIDAAIELGLSRVEAGAQGGHKLARGYEPVETISAHWIADRGFREAVADFLERERAGVAADRNYLQNRTPFKKG is encoded by the coding sequence GTGAGCGAGGGAAATACAGAGCTTGCCGCCCGCGTTGCGGGCTCGGTCGGGGCATTCGACAAATCGGAATGGAACGCGCTGGCCGGCGACAATCCCTTCGTCCGTCACGAATTCCTGACCGCGCTGGAAGATTCGGGCAGCGTCGGTGCGAACACCGGCTGGCAGAGCGCGCCTATCGTCGTTTCGGCGGAAGGCGGTCCGCTGCTGGCTGCGATGCCGGCCTATCTCAAGAGCCACAGCCAGGGCGAGTATGTATTCGACCACAGCTGGGCCGATGCTTACGAGCGGGCAGGCGGAAGCTATTACCCCAAGCTCCAAATCGCCGCGCCATTCACGCCCGCAACTGGGCCCCGTCTGCTCTTGGCGGACGACGCGCTTACGGCGCCGCTACTGTCGGCCGCCGAGCAACTCTGCCTTCAGAACGGCTTTTCCTCCGCCCATGCGACCTTCGTCGAGCCGGACCAGCATGCTTTCTTCAAGGATGCCGGCTGGATGCTGCGATCGGATATCCAGTTCCACTGGCACAATCGCGGCTTCGCAGATTTCGACGACTTCCTCGCCAGCCTCGCCTCGCGCAAGCGCAAGGATCTGCGCAAGGAACGCGCAGCGGCGCAAAACGAGGTGGAGATCGTTCGCTTACTCGGCGAGGAGATCGCTCCCGAGCATTGGGACGCCTTCTGGTATTTCTATCAAGACACCGGCGCGCGCAAATGGGGACGGCCTTATCTGACACGCGCGGCCTTCGATCTTTTCTCCGAACGAATGGGGGACCGTCTCCTGCTGGTGCTGGCTCTGCAGGAGGGCCAGCCGGTCGCCGGTGCGCTGAATTTCATCGGGGGCAATGCGCTCTACGGTCGCTACTGGGGCTGCTCGCGCGATATCCGCTTCCTGCATTTCGAGCTGTGCTATTATCAGGCGATCGACGCGGCGATCGAGCTGGGCCTCTCGCGAGTGGAGGCCGGTGCACAGGGCGGTCACAAGCTGGCGCGCGGTTACGAACCGGTCGAGACGATTTCCGCCCACTGGATCGCCGATCGGGGATTTCGCGAGGCGGTCGCCGATTTCCTCGAGCGGGAGCGGGCGGGCGTCGCTGCGGACCGCAACTATCTCCAGAACCGCACGCCCTTCAAGAAAGGCTAA
- a CDS encoding glycerophosphodiester phosphodiesterase family protein — protein MLSRLDQRFVPQLDPGRVGWLAEWTYAHRGLHGAGRIENSASAFRAAIAAGFGIECDIQRSADDVAMVFHDWDFTRLIGRPEKSASLTAAEWKTLSYLEGEEPPIALADLLELVAGSVPILVEIKSKRGYDVERSCEAVAECLENYDGLHAVMSFDPRVSRWFRKNSPKTVQGLVMREDDKGYTQKAWQRRLTLWAARPEFLAYHVEALPNPMVSALRQAGLPIATWTVSTPALAERAQANADLLIAEGEGIG, from the coding sequence TTGCTCTCAAGGCTTGATCAGCGCTTCGTTCCGCAGCTCGATCCGGGACGGGTCGGCTGGCTGGCCGAATGGACCTATGCCCATCGCGGGTTGCATGGCGCGGGCCGCATCGAAAATTCCGCCAGCGCCTTCCGCGCCGCAATCGCAGCAGGCTTCGGCATCGAATGCGACATCCAGCGCAGCGCCGACGATGTCGCCATGGTGTTCCATGACTGGGATTTCACGCGCCTGATCGGGCGGCCGGAAAAATCCGCCAGCCTGACTGCCGCAGAGTGGAAGACGCTGAGCTATCTGGAGGGCGAGGAGCCGCCGATCGCTTTGGCCGACCTGCTCGAACTGGTCGCCGGAAGCGTCCCGATCCTTGTCGAGATCAAGTCGAAGCGCGGCTACGATGTCGAGCGGAGCTGCGAGGCGGTCGCCGAATGCCTTGAGAACTATGACGGCCTGCATGCCGTGATGAGCTTCGACCCGCGTGTATCGCGCTGGTTTCGCAAGAACAGCCCGAAGACAGTGCAGGGGCTGGTGATGCGCGAGGATGACAAGGGCTACACGCAGAAAGCCTGGCAGCGGCGCTTGACGCTATGGGCGGCGCGGCCCGAGTTTCTCGCCTATCATGTCGAGGCGCTCCCCAATCCGATGGTGTCGGCCTTGCGGCAAGCGGGCCTACCGATAGCGACATGGACCGTGAGCACTCCGGCACTGGCAGAGCGCGCGCAGGCCAACGCCGATCTACTGATCGCGGAAGGCGAGGGCATCGGGTGA